In Phacochoerus africanus isolate WHEZ1 chromosome 2, ROS_Pafr_v1, whole genome shotgun sequence, one DNA window encodes the following:
- the GTF2H5 gene encoding general transcription factor IIH subunit 5 has translation MVNVLKGVLIECDPAMKQFLLYLDESNALGKKFIIQDIDDTHVFVIAELVNVLQERVGELMDQNAFSLTQK, from the exons ATGGTCAACGTCTTGAAAGGAGTGCTTATAGAATG TGACCCAGCCATGAAGCAGTTTCTGCTGTACTTGGATGAGTCCAATGCCCTAGGGAAGAAGTTCATCATTCAGGACATAGATGACACGCACGTCTTCGTAATAGCAGAGTTGGTTAATGTCCTCCAGGAGCGAGTAGGTGAATTGATGGACCAAAATGCCTTTTCTCTTACCCAGAAGTGA